A single region of the Pontimicrobium sp. SW4 genome encodes:
- a CDS encoding group III truncated hemoglobin — protein sequence MEKKDIKTREDIYKLVSTFYAKVRVNETLGPFFGNIEDWDEHLDRLTTFWESSLFLQTKYYGDPLKAHAKADKEHGNKISELHFGVWLNLWFETIEELFIGETAENAKRRARKMGTFLYLKIFEARQK from the coding sequence ATGGAAAAGAAAGATATTAAAACACGTGAAGATATTTATAAACTAGTATCTACATTCTACGCTAAAGTGAGAGTAAATGAAACTTTAGGACCTTTTTTTGGAAATATTGAAGATTGGGATGAACACTTAGATAGATTGACAACATTTTGGGAATCTAGTCTGTTCTTGCAAACAAAATACTATGGAGACCCTTTAAAAGCCCATGCAAAAGCTGATAAAGAACACGGTAACAAAATATCTGAATTGCATTTTGGTGTGTGGCTAAATTTATGGTTTGAAACTATCGAAGAGCTTTTTATAGGAGAAACTGCCGAAAATGCTAAACGTCGCGCCAGAAAAATGGGTACTTTTTTATATCTTAAAATATTTGAAGCTAGACAGAAATAA
- a CDS encoding Rossmann-like and DUF2520 domain-containing protein, which produces MLSVVLIGAGNVASHLYKALEKAKDITVLQWYNRNLKTIESYRNKVSITNNLADLKTADIYIIAVSDDVIGALSSQLPFSNQLVVHTSGSVSLHDLDKKNRRGVFYPLQTFTKDADIDFTEVPICIEIEDKNDLQLLKELSKALGCKHYRVNSDQRAALHLAAVFVNNFTNQLYRIGHEITESKSVDFNILKPLIKETANKIELLSPYMAQTGPAKRGDKKTIKKHLKTLDKDIHKDIYELLTKSIKQTHGKKL; this is translated from the coding sequence ATGTTATCAGTAGTATTAATTGGCGCAGGAAATGTAGCATCGCATTTGTATAAAGCTTTAGAAAAAGCTAAAGACATCACTGTTTTACAATGGTACAATAGAAATCTAAAAACTATTGAATCTTACCGAAATAAGGTTAGTATCACTAATAATCTTGCAGATTTAAAAACTGCCGATATCTACATTATTGCCGTTAGTGATGATGTAATTGGAGCGTTATCATCACAACTACCATTTAGTAATCAGCTTGTTGTACATACATCGGGAAGTGTGAGTTTACACGATTTAGACAAAAAAAATAGACGTGGTGTGTTTTACCCTTTGCAAACATTTACGAAAGATGCAGATATAGATTTTACAGAAGTCCCAATTTGTATAGAAATAGAAGACAAGAATGACTTACAACTCCTAAAAGAGCTTTCGAAAGCTCTAGGTTGTAAGCATTACAGGGTAAATTCCGATCAACGTGCTGCATTACATTTGGCTGCCGTTTTTGTAAATAACTTTACAAATCAATTATATCGTATTGGTCATGAAATTACAGAATCTAAAAGTGTAGATTTTAATATTTTAAAACCTTTAATAAAAGAAACTGCAAACAAAATAGAATTATTATCTCCTTATATGGCTCAAACTGGTCCAGCAAAACGAGGTGATAAAAAAACGATTAAAAAGCATTTAAAAACCTTAGATAAAGACATTCATAAAGATATTTATGAATTGCTAACAAAATCAATTAAACAAACTCATGGGAAAAAGCTATAA
- a CDS encoding HAD-IIIA family hydrolase, producing MGKSYKEYLHHITTFIFDVDGVLTDGTVTITTKGEMLRRMNIKDGYAIKTAVDQGYNVCVISGGSNEGVRLRLKGLGVNDIYLGAHNKIDQMNEFLHIYDIKLENVLYMGDDIPDYPTMTLVGLPCCPQDAAPEIKEISSYISHKNGGKGAVRDVIEQVLKVQGKWNANFDAKYD from the coding sequence ATGGGAAAAAGCTATAAAGAATATTTACACCATATAACGACCTTTATTTTTGATGTAGACGGTGTACTTACAGATGGTACTGTAACTATTACTACCAAAGGAGAAATGCTGCGAAGAATGAACATTAAAGATGGTTATGCAATAAAAACTGCCGTGGATCAAGGCTATAATGTTTGTGTGATTTCTGGAGGGTCTAACGAAGGCGTTCGTTTGCGTTTAAAAGGATTAGGTGTTAATGACATTTACTTAGGTGCTCACAATAAAATTGACCAAATGAATGAGTTTCTACACATCTACGATATAAAACTAGAGAATGTACTTTATATGGGAGACGATATTCCAGATTACCCAACAATGACATTAGTAGGTTTACCTTGTTGTCCTCAAGATGCTGCACCAGAAATTAAAGAGATTTCTAGTTATATTTCTCATAAAAATGGTGGCAAAGGTGCAGTACGCGATGTGATTGAGCAAGTGTTAAAAGTACAAGGTAAATGGAATGCTAATTTTGATGCGAAATACGATTGA
- a CDS encoding tetratricopeptide repeat protein, whose product MKFFKKFSTTNTILLVVGLVFFSCNNRENLDKVKINTSQGMSLLNTPLISGQVDATKDSLKIVKYLEALKDYESNDKLADNIIWLGRRVAYLGDYKRAIEVFTEGINEFPEDARFLRHRGHRYISTRQFNNAITDFENAALLIKDSEDVIEPDGVPNRLNTPVSSLHTNIYYHLGLAYYLKNDLKMALKSFSDCLEASKNDDMQVATRHWLYMILQRMNMKDEAASILNPVTEDMEIIENIAYHDLLLFYKGLRKENEVLKLENGSVGANEATQYGIANWHFYNGNEDKAISMFQNIIKTGNWAGFGYVSAEADLSRMQ is encoded by the coding sequence ATGAAATTCTTCAAAAAATTCAGTACTACCAATACCATACTACTAGTAGTAGGTCTAGTGTTTTTTAGTTGTAATAATCGAGAAAACCTTGATAAGGTTAAAATTAACACCTCGCAAGGGATGTCACTATTAAACACGCCTTTAATTAGTGGGCAAGTAGATGCAACAAAAGATTCTCTTAAAATTGTTAAATACTTAGAGGCCTTAAAGGATTATGAAAGCAATGATAAGTTAGCAGATAATATTATTTGGTTAGGAAGAAGAGTTGCTTATTTAGGAGATTATAAGAGAGCCATAGAAGTATTTACTGAAGGTATTAATGAATTTCCAGAAGACGCCAGATTTTTAAGGCATAGAGGTCATAGATACATAAGCACACGACAATTTAATAATGCTATTACTGATTTTGAAAATGCTGCTCTACTTATTAAAGACTCCGAAGATGTTATAGAGCCTGATGGTGTTCCAAATAGACTCAACACACCTGTTTCAAGTTTACATACAAATATTTATTACCATTTAGGGTTAGCATATTATTTAAAAAATGACCTTAAAATGGCTTTAAAATCATTTTCTGATTGCTTAGAAGCTTCAAAAAATGACGATATGCAAGTAGCAACAAGACATTGGTTATATATGATTTTACAGCGAATGAATATGAAAGATGAAGCAGCTTCTATTTTAAATCCTGTAACAGAAGATATGGAGATTATTGAAAACATAGCCTATCACGATTTGTTATTATTTTACAAAGGGTTGCGTAAAGAAAATGAAGTGTTAAAACTAGAGAATGGCTCAGTTGGTGCAAATGAAGCAACACAATATGGTATTGCTAATTGGCACTTCTATAATGGCAATGAAGACAAGGCTATTAGTATGTTTCAAAATATTATTAAAACAGGAAATTGGGCTGGATTTGGATACGTATCAGCAGA
- the ccsA gene encoding cytochrome c biogenesis protein CcsA: protein MLKKLSNILFSTRLTATLFIVFALAMAIGTFMDAGQETSPTPYSRTLIYNAWWFETIMVLFTINFIGNIFRYRLLRKEKWATLTLHLAFIFIFIGAFITRYVSFEGMMAIREGATESTFLSQKTYLTVYIDGDYVINGQKQRLPREYETDFSHRLDNFFVRNERYDDQPVSIKLEEFILGAEEDIVPDDLGENYLKIVEAGMGGSHNHFLKEGQVQSIHNVLYALNTPTDGAVNITHTDSSLTIQSPFEGEYMTMATQAQGKLVKDSIQPLVLRSRYIIGNQTLVFPKPVIKGVFDVVKKSELLKNDEDGLVLSVSANNETQTVKLLGGKGTSNAFKKVTIGGLDFHFKYGSKVFELPFSIKLNDFIAKRYPGTENSYSAYESKVTVLDEQEGDFDFHIYMNNILNHKGYRFFQASFDGDEKGTILSVNHDFWGTNITYLGYFLLYFGLMAILFAKHTRFDDLRKGLKKIKAKKAAMCIALFLATTFGLSAQETHTEDDGHEHESSTINKIQVDSILRANIISKEQADKFGRLVIQDFDGRMKPINTYASELLRKLSKHDTYEEFDANQVFLSIQESPILWYNVPLIYLKAKKADTIRSIIGLDPSEKYATFAQFFTERGEYKLDPYMVEATRAQVPTAIQKEFREANQRVSLLYSTLNGESLKIYPIPEDDNNKWISSYDYRDQKIQLRDSLYGNFINTGFKAYLYMLNEGKKSGDFSESSKLLDAIKKTQQKYGAEVMISDKKINAEITYNKYDIFKKLFSWYMYAGTLMFILLIVQIFKDKSKGINLAVKIFKYIILGLFILHTAGLIVRWYISGHAPWSDAYESMIYVAWATMLFGLLFGKKSDITMASTAFVTSMILMIAHWNWMDPSIANLQPVLDSYWLMIHVAVIVGSYGPFALGMILGVVSLLLMILTNENNKAKMGLNIKELTIVNEMALTVGLVMLAIGNFLGGMWANESWGRYWGWDPKETWALISIMVYAFVIHMRLVPGLRGRFTFNVFSIYAFASILMTYFGVNFYLAGLHSYAKDDQEISVYFILGAVLGVAVVAILAYRKYAKYYKK from the coding sequence ATGTTAAAAAAACTCTCCAATATTCTTTTTTCTACAAGACTTACTGCTACTTTATTTATTGTTTTTGCATTGGCAATGGCAATAGGAACTTTTATGGATGCAGGACAAGAAACGTCGCCAACGCCATATTCAAGAACACTTATTTATAATGCATGGTGGTTTGAGACTATTATGGTTTTATTTACCATAAACTTTATAGGAAACATATTTAGATATCGCCTTTTAAGAAAAGAGAAATGGGCAACTCTAACATTACATTTAGCCTTTATATTTATTTTCATTGGTGCTTTTATTACTAGATATGTAAGTTTTGAAGGTATGATGGCAATTCGAGAAGGTGCTACCGAAAGCACTTTCTTATCTCAAAAGACATACTTAACGGTTTATATTGATGGAGATTACGTTATTAATGGACAAAAGCAGCGTCTTCCAAGAGAATATGAAACTGATTTTTCTCATCGACTTGATAATTTTTTTGTAAGAAATGAGAGATATGATGATCAACCTGTAAGTATAAAGCTTGAAGAATTTATTCTTGGAGCTGAAGAAGATATTGTACCAGACGATTTAGGTGAAAATTACTTAAAGATTGTAGAAGCTGGAATGGGTGGTTCCCATAATCACTTTTTAAAAGAAGGTCAAGTGCAAAGTATTCATAACGTTTTGTATGCTTTAAACACACCTACAGATGGCGCAGTAAATATTACACATACAGATAGCTCATTGACTATTCAATCACCTTTTGAGGGTGAGTATATGACTATGGCAACACAAGCTCAAGGTAAATTGGTTAAAGATAGTATTCAACCATTAGTATTACGTTCTAGATATATTATAGGAAACCAAACATTGGTGTTTCCTAAACCTGTAATAAAAGGGGTGTTTGATGTTGTAAAAAAATCTGAATTGCTAAAAAATGATGAAGATGGATTAGTATTAAGTGTGTCAGCAAATAACGAAACGCAAACGGTAAAATTACTAGGAGGTAAGGGTACCAGTAATGCTTTCAAAAAAGTAACTATTGGAGGTCTGGATTTTCATTTTAAATACGGTTCAAAAGTTTTTGAGTTGCCATTTAGTATAAAACTTAATGATTTTATTGCAAAGCGTTATCCAGGAACAGAAAATAGTTATTCAGCTTATGAAAGTAAAGTCACTGTTTTAGATGAACAAGAAGGTGATTTCGATTTTCATATTTATATGAATAACATTTTGAATCATAAGGGATATAGATTCTTTCAAGCCTCATTTGATGGTGATGAGAAAGGAACAATTCTATCTGTAAATCATGATTTTTGGGGAACAAATATTACGTATTTAGGGTACTTCTTACTGTACTTTGGATTGATGGCAATTTTGTTTGCGAAGCATACACGTTTTGATGATTTACGTAAAGGCCTCAAAAAAATAAAAGCTAAAAAAGCGGCTATGTGTATTGCTTTATTTTTAGCAACCACTTTTGGACTTAGTGCACAGGAAACGCACACAGAAGATGATGGTCATGAACATGAATCATCAACAATTAATAAAATTCAAGTAGACTCTATTTTAAGAGCAAATATTATATCTAAAGAACAAGCCGATAAATTTGGGCGTTTGGTAATTCAGGATTTCGATGGACGAATGAAGCCGATAAACACCTATGCTTCTGAATTACTACGTAAATTAAGTAAACACGACACGTACGAAGAGTTTGATGCAAATCAAGTGTTTTTATCAATACAAGAGAGTCCTATTTTATGGTATAATGTGCCACTTATTTATCTAAAAGCTAAAAAAGCAGATACAATAAGAAGTATTATTGGTTTAGATCCATCTGAAAAGTATGCCACTTTCGCACAATTTTTTACCGAAAGAGGAGAGTATAAATTGGACCCATATATGGTTGAGGCGACTAGAGCTCAAGTGCCAACAGCTATTCAAAAGGAGTTTAGAGAAGCCAACCAACGTGTTAGTTTACTTTACTCTACGCTTAATGGCGAATCGTTAAAGATTTACCCAATTCCAGAGGATGATAATAATAAATGGATATCGTCTTATGATTATAGAGACCAAAAAATTCAACTTAGAGACTCACTTTATGGTAACTTTATAAACACTGGTTTTAAAGCTTATTTGTATATGCTTAACGAAGGAAAAAAGTCTGGAGATTTTTCTGAAAGTAGCAAGTTACTTGATGCCATTAAAAAAACACAGCAAAAGTATGGTGCTGAGGTTATGATAAGCGATAAAAAGATTAATGCTGAAATTACCTATAACAAATACGATATTTTCAAAAAGCTATTTAGTTGGTATATGTACGCAGGTACACTTATGTTTATTTTGTTAATAGTCCAAATATTTAAAGATAAAAGCAAAGGGATCAACTTAGCTGTTAAAATATTTAAATACATCATTTTAGGATTATTTATTTTACATACTGCAGGACTTATTGTAAGATGGTATATTTCTGGTCATGCACCTTGGAGTGATGCTTATGAATCCATGATTTATGTAGCTTGGGCTACGATGTTATTTGGGCTGCTATTTGGAAAGAAAAGTGATATAACTATGGCTTCAACTGCATTTGTAACCTCTATGATATTAATGATTGCACACTGGAACTGGATGGACCCTTCTATTGCAAATTTACAGCCAGTTTTAGATAGTTATTGGTTAATGATTCACGTAGCAGTAATAGTTGGTAGTTATGGGCCATTTGCTCTAGGTATGATTTTAGGAGTTGTATCATTATTATTAATGATTCTTACAAACGAGAATAATAAAGCTAAAATGGGCTTGAACATTAAAGAGCTTACCATAGTTAATGAAATGGCATTAACGGTAGGATTAGTAATGCTAGCTATTGGTAACTTTCTTGGTGGTATGTGGGCAAACGAAAGTTGGGGACGTTATTGGGGTTGGGATCCTAAAGAAACTTGGGCGCTTATTAGTATTATGGTGTATGCCTTTGTAATTCATATGCGTTTAGTTCCTGGGCTTCGAGGTCGCTTTACATTTAATGTGTTTTCTATTTATGCGTTTGCAAGTATTTTAATGACCTATTTTGGCGTTAACTTCTATTTAGCTGGATTACATAGTTACGCTAAAGATGACCAAGAAATAAGTGTGTATTTTATACTAGGTGCTGTTTTAGGAGTAGCTGTAGTAGCAATTTTGGCTTATAGAAAATATGCTAAGTATTATAAAAAGTAA